In Rhodanobacter denitrificans, a single window of DNA contains:
- a CDS encoding cbb3-type cytochrome c oxidase subunit I → MSSLELYPQDEKLPRGEHVAFNLYMITALLLFVLMMLLGLTMRMTQAEWTPVQAAMFYKIMTMHGAGMVGTMSLASTAVMWFFLRKYVSLHLWAFLGNYVLFMLGALCIIGAVFVGNFASAWTFLYPLPVHSMGLWSNGAAAVFMLGYLLIGVGMLIFYLDAAAAIIRRYGNLARGLGLQWLFGGTIDPTHPKAVVAGTMVIIANSLGILAGAVVLVMCLINAWDPDVALNALVVKNLIYWFGHMVINATIYMGVIAVYELLPRYTGRPYGISRPFLWSWAASTVFVIIVFPHHLLMDYAEPRWMLVMGQIISYAAGFPVFLVTAYGVLTNIHRSGLRWKMPSMLAVLALFGWAAGIVPAIIDGTISVNRVMHNTQWVPGHFHFYLLLGVLPMVLTLLYHVVGGRRRAPVNGGVDRAGLFLYVTGGISFCMVFLYAGHMSVARRFAAHLPEWLPYDRAGSVAAMVLILGMLLFATRIIVGLLKAPVDADPAHPAG, encoded by the coding sequence ATGAGCTCGCTCGAACTTTACCCGCAGGACGAAAAACTGCCGCGCGGCGAACACGTGGCATTCAACCTGTACATGATCACCGCCCTGCTGCTGTTCGTGCTGATGATGCTGCTGGGCCTGACCATGCGCATGACCCAGGCCGAGTGGACGCCGGTCCAGGCCGCGATGTTCTACAAGATCATGACCATGCACGGCGCCGGCATGGTCGGCACCATGAGCCTGGCCAGCACCGCGGTGATGTGGTTCTTCCTGCGCAAGTACGTGTCGCTGCACCTGTGGGCGTTCCTGGGCAACTACGTGCTGTTCATGCTGGGCGCGCTGTGCATCATCGGGGCGGTGTTCGTCGGCAACTTCGCCAGCGCGTGGACCTTCCTGTACCCGCTGCCGGTGCACTCGATGGGGCTGTGGAGCAACGGCGCCGCCGCCGTGTTCATGCTCGGCTACCTGCTGATCGGCGTGGGCATGCTGATCTTCTACCTGGACGCCGCGGCGGCGATCATCCGGCGCTACGGCAACCTCGCGCGCGGACTCGGGCTGCAGTGGCTGTTCGGCGGCACGATCGACCCGACCCATCCCAAGGCCGTGGTTGCCGGCACCATGGTGATCATCGCCAACTCGCTGGGCATCCTCGCCGGCGCGGTAGTGCTGGTGATGTGCCTGATCAACGCCTGGGACCCGGATGTCGCGCTCAACGCGCTGGTGGTGAAGAACCTGATCTACTGGTTCGGCCACATGGTCATCAACGCCACCATCTACATGGGCGTGATCGCCGTCTACGAACTGCTGCCGCGCTACACCGGCAGACCCTACGGGATCTCGCGGCCGTTCCTGTGGTCCTGGGCGGCCAGCACCGTGTTCGTGATCATCGTGTTCCCGCACCACCTGCTGATGGATTACGCCGAGCCACGCTGGATGCTGGTGATGGGCCAGATCATCTCCTATGCGGCCGGCTTCCCGGTGTTCCTGGTCACCGCCTACGGCGTGCTGACCAACATCCATCGCTCCGGCCTGCGCTGGAAAATGCCCTCGATGCTGGCCGTGCTGGCGCTGTTCGGCTGGGCCGCGGGCATCGTGCCGGCGATCATCGACGGCACCATCAGCGTCAACCGGGTGATGCACAACACGCAGTGGGTGCCGGGGCATTTCCACTTCTACCTGCTGCTCGGCGTGTTGCCGATGGTCCTCACCCTGCTCTACCACGTGGTCGGCGGCCGCCGTCGCGCGCCGGTCAACGGCGGCGTGGATCGCGCCGGCCTGTTCCTATACGTGACAGGCGGCATCAGCTTCTGCATGGTGTTCCTGTACGCCGGCCACATGAGCGTGGCTCGGCGCTTCGCCGCGCACCTGCCGGAATGGCTGCCGTACGACAGGGCCGGTTCGGTCGCCGCGATGGTGCTGATCCTGGGCATGCTGCTGTTCGCCACGCGCATCATCGTCGGCCTGCTCAAGGCGCCGGTCGATGCCGATCCTGCGCACCCTGCTGGCTAG
- a CDS encoding cytochrome oxidase translates to MVLQNVIWAITLTGMGLVALGFIYAIAQAGKPADTAEAERAHRTSISLRRALFAALLLLGIGIAWASLRPFPIPPQHQPLEAAQVVEVVGHQWTWDVSQTRLRADEPVEFRVTASDVNHGFAIYAPDGRIVIQTQAMPGFTNKILYTFRTPGTYKIMCLEYCGVAHNGMTAEFDVAAREDKS, encoded by the coding sequence ATGGTCTTGCAGAACGTGATTTGGGCGATCACGCTGACCGGAATGGGGCTGGTGGCACTGGGCTTCATTTACGCCATCGCGCAGGCCGGCAAGCCGGCCGATACCGCCGAAGCGGAGCGGGCACATCGAACATCCATCAGCTTGCGCCGCGCCTTGTTCGCGGCGCTTTTGCTGTTGGGCATCGGGATCGCCTGGGCCAGCCTGCGGCCCTTCCCCATTCCGCCGCAGCACCAGCCGCTGGAGGCGGCACAGGTGGTCGAGGTGGTCGGCCACCAATGGACCTGGGATGTCAGCCAGACCCGCCTGAGGGCTGACGAGCCGGTGGAGTTCCGGGTGACCGCCAGCGACGTCAACCACGGCTTCGCAATCTACGCCCCGGATGGCCGCATCGTCATCCAGACCCAGGCGATGCCCGGCTTCACCAACAAGATCCTGTACACGTTCCGCACGCCGGGCACCTACAAGATCATGTGCCTCGAATACTGCGGCGTCGCCCACAACGGGATGACCGCCGAATTCGACGTCGCCGCGCGGGAGGACAAGTCATGA
- a CDS encoding SCO family protein, whose amino-acid sequence MPILRTLLASTLLLALGGAVLTVATDGFQAFTSETARRLAVQRDPPPVPTVLLETQSGARLDLTELRGRWVLVDFVYTRCLTWCLALGGEFAQLQDQLAAPLADGRLVLLSISFDPVHDTPAELAAYRQRFRGRDHGWIVARPTSTDGLQQLLRTFGVTVVPDRMGGYVHNAAIQVVDPQGRLVLILDAGNPQAVAQTMRGKLP is encoded by the coding sequence ATGCCGATCCTGCGCACCCTGCTGGCTAGCACCCTGCTGCTGGCGCTCGGTGGCGCCGTGCTGACGGTCGCCACCGACGGCTTCCAGGCATTCACCAGCGAAACCGCGCGCCGCCTCGCGGTACAGCGCGACCCACCGCCGGTACCGACCGTGCTGCTGGAAACCCAGTCCGGCGCCCGCCTCGACCTGACCGAGCTGCGCGGTCGCTGGGTGCTGGTCGACTTCGTCTACACCCGCTGCCTGACCTGGTGCCTGGCGCTGGGCGGCGAGTTTGCGCAGCTGCAGGATCAGCTTGCCGCGCCGCTGGCCGACGGCCGGCTGGTTCTGCTCAGCATCAGTTTCGACCCGGTGCATGACACGCCTGCCGAGCTGGCGGCCTACCGACAGCGCTTTCGCGGCCGCGACCACGGCTGGATCGTCGCCCGGCCGACCAGCACTGACGGCCTGCAACAGTTGCTGCGCACGTTCGGCGTCACCGTGGTGCCGGACCGGATGGGCGGCTACGTGCACAACGCCGCGATCCAGGTGGTCGACCCGCAGGGGCGGCTGGTGCTGATCCTCGATGCGGGCAACCCGCAGGCCGTCGCGCAGACCATGCGGGGCAAGCTACCGTGA
- a CDS encoding OsmC family protein — MSIPTVRTSTGNAPYAVDFTDDQGNSWHADEPLEEGGANTGPAPHRLLLSALGACTAITLQMYAARKGWPLRHVDVELKFNPDGTPAAGNDITRVITLDGELDGEQRERLLQIANKCPIHKVLTGEVRIASRLGGDSP, encoded by the coding sequence ATGAGCATCCCCACCGTCCGCACCAGCACCGGCAACGCGCCGTACGCGGTCGATTTCACCGACGACCAGGGCAACAGCTGGCACGCCGACGAGCCGCTTGAGGAAGGCGGCGCCAACACCGGCCCCGCGCCGCACCGGCTGCTGCTGTCCGCGCTGGGCGCCTGCACCGCGATCACGCTGCAGATGTACGCCGCGCGCAAGGGCTGGCCGCTGCGCCACGTCGACGTTGAGCTGAAGTTCAACCCCGACGGCACGCCGGCCGCGGGCAACGACATCACCCGCGTGATCACCCTCGATGGCGAACTGGACGGCGAGCAGCGCGAGCGCCTGCTGCAGATCGCCAACAAGTGCCCGATCCACAAGGTGCTGACCGGCGAGGTGCGCATCGCCTCGCGGCTTGGCGGCGATTCGCCGTAA